A window from Streptomyces sp. NBC_00299 encodes these proteins:
- the cobC gene encoding Rv2231c family pyridoxal phosphate-dependent protein CobC, translating to MPTEAAGPAHDLRHHGDAEVRDDGAALVDLAVNVRADTPPVWLRERIAESLGSLAAYPDGRAARAAVAARHGLPAERVLLTAGAAEAFVLLARALKVVRPVVVHPQFTEPEAALRDAGHSVDRVLLREEDGFRLDPALVPEDADLVVIGNPTNPTSVLHPAASIAGLARPGRTLVVDEAFMDAVPGEREALAGRTDVPGLVVLRSLTKTWGLAGLRIGYVLAAPETIAELERAQPLWPVSTPALAAAEACVSPQALAEAAHAAHRIASDRAHLVAGLGEFASVGLRVVEPAEGSFVLVRLPGATAVRQHLRGLGFAVRRGDTFPGLGEEWLRLAVRDRATVSRFLRALERAMALAHG from the coding sequence ATGCCCACTGAGGCCGCCGGTCCGGCACACGACCTGCGGCACCACGGCGACGCCGAGGTCCGTGACGACGGCGCGGCGCTCGTCGACCTCGCCGTGAACGTCCGCGCGGACACGCCGCCCGTGTGGCTGCGCGAGCGCATCGCCGAGTCGCTGGGCTCCCTCGCGGCCTACCCCGACGGGCGGGCCGCGCGGGCGGCGGTGGCGGCGCGGCACGGGCTGCCGGCCGAGCGAGTGCTGCTGACAGCGGGGGCGGCGGAGGCGTTCGTGCTGCTGGCACGGGCGTTGAAGGTGGTCAGGCCGGTCGTCGTGCATCCCCAGTTCACGGAGCCGGAGGCGGCGCTGCGGGACGCGGGCCACAGCGTCGACCGGGTGCTGCTGCGCGAGGAGGACGGCTTCCGCCTCGACCCGGCTCTCGTTCCCGAGGACGCCGACCTGGTCGTCATCGGCAACCCCACGAACCCGACGTCGGTCCTGCATCCGGCCGCGTCCATCGCCGGACTCGCCCGCCCTGGGCGGACGTTGGTGGTGGACGAGGCCTTCATGGACGCGGTGCCGGGCGAGCGGGAGGCGCTGGCCGGGCGGACGGACGTGCCGGGTCTGGTGGTGCTGCGCAGCCTCACCAAGACGTGGGGGCTGGCCGGGCTGCGGATCGGATACGTCCTGGCCGCACCGGAGACCATCGCCGAACTGGAGCGCGCACAGCCCCTGTGGCCGGTCTCCACGCCGGCGCTCGCCGCCGCCGAGGCGTGCGTGTCACCGCAGGCGCTGGCGGAGGCCGCCCATGCGGCTCACCGCATCGCCTCCGACCGTGCCCATCTCGTCGCCGGACTCGGCGAGTTCGCGTCGGTGGGACTCCGGGTCGTCGAACCCGCCGAGGGTTCCTTCGTCCTCGTACGGCTGCCGGGGGCCACCGCCGTCCGTCAGCACCTGCGCGGCCTCGGGTTCGCCGTGCGGCGCGGGGACACCTTCCCCGGGCTCGGCGAGGAGTGGCTGCGGCTGGCGGTACGGGACCGGGCGACGGTCAGCCGGTTCCTGCGGGCGCTGGAACGGGCGATGGCTCTCGCACACGGCTGA